The genomic window GCTACTTCATCGCGGAGGGGTTGCTGGAACGCGGCGAGAACCTGCTGATCGTGGAGAAGAACGAAAGCTCACCGTCAATCGAATACTTTCGTTCGCGCGGAGCGGACGTCTACATCGGAGACGCGCGACTGCCACGGGTGCTGCAGGATGTGGGAGTGACCAGAGCCAAGGCCCTCTATTCGGTGGTCAGCAACGACATCGTCAACCTGGAAATCGGGCTCAACGCAAGGTCGTTCACACCCGGCTTGCGGCTCATCCTCAGGATATTCGACCACTCAATATCGCGGGAGATCAGGCAACACCTGGATATTCATCTGACGTTCAGCATGTCCGACATCGCCGACGAAAAATTCCTGAATCAGTCGCCGCCCCCTCCGCCGCAACTCGACGAGCAGCCGGAACCTCCGCCGCTATCGCTGCCTGCACCTGCGTCGGCACCCTGACTCGAATCGGCTCCGTTTCCCCAGCTGCTGCCGCTGCCGCCGCCTGAAAAACCACCACCGCCTCCGAACTCGGACATTGCGGCGTGCGACACGCCACCATCTGCGCCATCACCATTGAAGAACAGATACAGCGGTAAGTCATCACCCGGGGTAGTTGCGCCGCCGTCATTTGACTTCTTCCTGTCCGGCTTCGGCATCTCGATTCGGGAATCATCCATTGCGAATTTCGGAGTACCCCAGATGTCGGCAGGCGGAGTCATGTTGAATTCGTCGCGATACAGATCGAGCGTCGCGGCATACTGTGCGTGAAAAGCTTCAGTCTGCTCGTCGGTGGGTACGAGCTCCGGGTTGTGATCGAAATCACGTTCGAGAACATCGTGACAGAATTCCCGGTAGGCCCGGCTGAACAGCAGGTGTTCGTGCCACACCTGGTCGATCACTTTTGGGGGCGTGACACTGGAATCACTCACCACGCCGAGGTACACGAACTTCCGGTATTCTTCGATCGAGCGCAGTGAAAACACGCGGGTCCAGCCCAGCTTTCGTGAGAGCTTGCTGGCAAACGCTTCGGTCGGCGCATTGGTTCCGCCGAAAACTGCTCTCACGTGATCCCTGAGCTGCGATGGCACCAGGTCTTCAAAGTGATAGCGTTTAAGGCGGAGCCAGAGTTGTTTTTTCATGCTGGAAGATGGCCTGCCCCCGGTCGACCCGACAAGCTCCCGCGTCGAAGGTTGCCGACGGCAGCCACTGCAGCCTGCGGCCGGAACCCTAGAAATTTGTTGCGAGTAGTCTGTCCAGTGCGGCGTAGCTCTCGTTCAAGCCGCCTTCCATCCCCGAGCTCAGCATTCCATCGCGGTCTTCGGCAGTATAAAACAGCGATGTTGTAATGAGCCGGGTGCGTCCGCCGCCGAGGTCTTCGAGTGTGGCCGTCTCGAAGGAGACGTGGCCCGGCATTCCGTCCCATTCGAATGTCTGGCCGATGCGCTCCTGGGGTGTGACTTCGCTGTAGCGCCCTTCGAAACCGTGCTCACCGTTGGCGCTGTGTTCGACGAATCGCCAGTGCCCTCCGCGCTCGACCTCCATTCGTTCGATTACCAGCTTGTTCCCTCGGCCCCACCACTGCGCGACGAGCTTCGGGTCCGTCAGCGCTCGCCAAACGCGGTCGCGCGAGGCGTTGAAAACCCGCTCAATCCGGATTTCGCGATCGGCCGGTGTGGTAATCACTGCTTTCGCAGCATGCCCGTCCTTCGCGGCGTGTTCGTTCTTCGCTGAGTGTTCGTCCAGGGTGGCATTCGTCATCAGTTCTCCCTTGTACGCTCGAGGAATTTCTCGAGCCGGTCGAGGCGGTCTTCCAGCATCCGCCGATGTGATTCGATCCATGCGGTCTCGTGATCCAGTCCGCGTGGGCCCAGAGTGCAGGTGCGTACCCGCCCGATCTTTTCAGTCGACACCAATCCGGCCCCCTCGAGCACGTGCACATGCTTGGCGATGCCTGTTAGTGTCATCTCGAACTCCTCGGCCAGCTGGCTGATAGCGGCGTCCGAGCGGCCGAGCCGTTCGAGAATTCCGCGGCGTGTGGGATCTGCCAGGGCGCCGAAGGCGGAGTCGAGCGGAGCTGGATACTGAACCATGTGGTTCAGTATACCTGCCAGGGAGTCGGGTGTCAACCGTCGCCGAAAGCTGGCTTTGCGACGTCCGCAGCCAATCGCCTACTGGGTGGGGACACCGACGAGTGATTTGCGGATTCGGCGCCTAACGCGGCATTTTAAGGCGAGTTCGTATCCGGGTTATGGCGTTGGGGGGCGGGAGCGTTGTTCCCGGAACAGATGGTGATTACGATCGCTACTTTCTTTCCCTTGGAGGCTCTCATGCCGCAGTACCTGATTGAGCGTAATATTCCTGGCGCCGGCAAGCTTACCTCGGCCGAACTGCAGGGCATCTCTCAGAAGTCCTGTAGTGTGCTGGACCAACTCGGTCCCGAAATCAAGTGGATGCACAGCTACGTGACCGACGATCAGATCCATTGTGTATACAACGCGCCGGACGAAGAGATGGTACGAGAGCACGCCCGCCTGGGTGGGTTTCCGGCAGACCGGGTATCGGAGATCAAGACAACGATCAGCCCCGCGACAGCGGAGTAGCCACTGCGCGCCGCCGAATCTCGAACGCGATTGGGCCGCTGCATTTCCGTTGTATGCTGGTCTTCACGTTACTGGCCATCAGTGGTGCGCCTTGCGCTTGTCAGCGTTGCGGCCTAGCGCCGGGAACCCGACTGGTTTCCAGGTGTAAGTCGCTGTGCTGTAACTCTTTACATTGGTGACAAAAGCTGTTAAACTTATGAAGTTTAACATGGGCTGATTTGCTGATTCGGGGCGGTTTTTACTGACCATCCCGGATCAATCTGCGCGTTTTTCACCTACTCCCGCCCAAGCGGGAAAGGAGACGAATGATCCAGGGGACGCGATTTCAGAATGCATTCGTCGGCGGCGTCGTTGCGATGTTTGGCAGCGCCCAGCTGGTTCCCGGAGTAAACGAGAATGGTCCGATTGCAAAGTCGGCAATTTCCATCGTAGCCGGCAGCGCTGGGGTCCACGATACCTCGAGGGCTCGAATGCCCAAGGGTGCCCTCACGAAGGTCGGCACCGCGCTTGGTGCCCTCCAGGAGGTCGTGCGCCCGTTGAGCCATTCGCGCGCGCTTGGCGATGCGTTCAGAAGCTACTTCGCGTACAAGGCAGCCAATCCTGAGCAGGTCACCAAGCCGTACCTCTATTTCGTCGATTACGGATTGCCCAGCACTACTCCCCGGGGCTACGTGTTCGACATGGTTTCGCTGAAGATTGTCGACGGCCCGTTCATGGTCGCGCATGGCCGCGGTTCGGCGGCCGGAAAGAATGCAATTCCGACCCGCTTTTCGAATGTGTCCGGCAGCTACGCGACGTCGCTCGGTCTGTATCTCGCGCAGGAAACGTATGCGTTCCACGGCAAGAGCGGTGGCAGGGCGTACGGCTCCATCGGACTCAAGCTTCAGGGAGTTTCCGACGGCTACAACGACAACGCGCGGGCGCGGAGTGTCGTTGCGCACGGGGCTCCATACGTGACTCCCACCAAAGCCGGCAGAAGTGAAGGATGCCCCGCAATGGAGCAATTCCGCGCCCAGAAGCTTCTGCCAGTGCTCGCGAACGGGGCGATGGTTTTCCTTTTTGCACCGGATGAGGAGTGGTTGGAGAGCGACCGCTGGGTAACGGCGGACGCCGAGTAAGACGAAGTTGTTCTGAGCGACCCGAGCGCATTGGCGAGCCTCGTGTTATGATGGGCCTCCAATGTGAACGCAAAGGAGAAGCTCAATGCGCCTGTGGATCGCCCTTGTTTGCATCCTGACGGCGAACTCCACGACCGCGCAGCAGACCTCGCGAGCCGCGCAGCCAACGCACGTGCCGATTGAGTTCGTCGATTCAAATGGGCGCGAAGACTACCGCTGCGATTGCGATGCGTGGCGAGTCGGCGGCCGTCCTCGCTGGGTTGGAGAGCCGATTTGAAAAGAGCGGATGGTCCCGGCGTGATATCCGCCCCGAGGATCGGCAGGTTGGGTTCGTCGGTCGCGGCCGACGGGGCCGCGCTCGATCGAGCCGCGTTTCAGCGCGCTTCCCTCACTGTCGCCGCCGCCGGGTGCGCTCGTGGCAAATAGCGGCGTTAGCAGCAGTACCGGCGGAGCAGAAACGCGGGCAACGCTGCAAACCGAATTGTCGACCGCAGCACTCACCGAGCACTACGCCCGCGACATGCAGGCACAGGGCTGGACTGCTGTAGAGCAGCCGAGTAGCAAATCGGCCGCTGTCAGCACCTGGCGCAAAGTGGACGCCGGCGGGGCCGTGCTTTCGGCTCGCTATCGGCGATTCGATTTCCTGACGGCAGCCACGGAATGCAGATGCACGAAAAGGAGCCGCCGGCCGATGAAGATGATCGCTCCACCGGCCTGGCTACCGGAACATTATTCGAAATCCAGAAAGCTCGCATTCTCAAGCGGCACGATTAGGATTAAGCGCCCGCGCCCACGCAATCTGGAAGAGCGCTTCGTGAGCCGGCTCATGCCACTCTTCAAGCTGAGAACCGTGGGTGTCGGTGCCATGCTTCCGGAGCTGTAGCTGCGCAGCGACGGAACAGGGCCAATTGATTTGTCCACGACGCCGACGCTATGCGGCTCGCGATGTCAAAGCAGGCGTCGTCAAGCGGCCCCACGCCATTTGCAGGATTGTGACCTATCAGAAAACAGGCCGCTTCGAAGAGCTATTAATATAGGCGCGCTGGCCGCCTCTGCTTTAGTGCATTGAGTACCTTTGTTCTCAGCATGGAAACCGTCCTTGAACCCGGCCGCGCCGAGAAGAACTACTGGCGCGATCTCTGGCGCTACCGCGAGCTCTTTCAGGTACTCGCCTGGCGTGATGTTTCAGTGCGCTACAAGCAGACGGTCATTGGAGTCCTCTGGGCCATAATCCGGCCATTTCTTACGATGGTCGTTTTCACCGTCATCTTTGGACGGGTTGCGAAATTGCCCAGCGAAGGCTCTGCCCCTTACGCTCTCATGGTGTTCGCCGGGATGCTGCCTTGGACATTCTTTTCCACAGCGTTGAGCGACGCTTCCAACAGCCTAATCAGCAATGCCAATCTCATCAGCAAGGTTTACTTTCCCCGTCTGATCGTGCCCGCGGCCACGATAGTAGTCGCGCTCATCGACTTACTGATCAGCTTCGGGATACTGATCGGCATGCTGATCTGGTATCGGTTTCCTCCGGGTCCACAGATTTTACTTCTGCCGGTGTTCATCCTGATTGCATTCCTCGCCGCGCTCGGTCCCGGTCTCTGGATCACCGCGGCCAATGTGAAGTACCGGGACTTTCGTTACGTGATTCCGTTCATCGTTCAGACTGGACTTTATGTTTCTCCGGTCGGGTTCAGCTCGAGCGTCGTGCCGGAAAAATGGCGTCTGCTCTATTCGCTCAATCCGATGGTTGGCGTAATTGATGGATTTCGGTGGTGCATTCTGGGCGGCCAGAGTCAGATATACTGGCCGGGTTTCAACATCAGTCTGCTCGGCGTTGCATTCTTTCTTTGGCTGGGAGTTCACCAGTTCAGGAAATTGGAAAGAACATTTGCGGACTTGATTTGACTTCGAATGCTACGATCCTGCCGTCTGCGCGCGGATGCTGAGCGATGAAGTGGTGATTAGCGTTGACGGCCTTTCGAAGCGCTACCTCGTCGGCCACGAATCCGACACGCGCGAGGGGTACAATTCACTTCGAGACACCGTGGTCCGGCACGCGCGCAATGCGGGCCGGAAAACGATGGATATGGCGCGCGGGCGTCAGATCATCCAGGGGGATCAGATAGAGGAATTCTGGGCGCT from Gemmatimonadaceae bacterium includes these protein-coding regions:
- a CDS encoding SRPBCC family protein, whose protein sequence is MTNATLDEHSAKNEHAAKDGHAAKAVITTPADREIRIERVFNASRDRVWRALTDPKLVAQWWGRGNKLVIERMEVERGGHWRFVEHSANGEHGFEGRYSEVTPQERIGQTFEWDGMPGHVSFETATLEDLGGGRTRLITTSLFYTAEDRDGMLSSGMEGGLNESYAALDRLLATNF
- a CDS encoding metalloregulator ArsR/SmtB family transcription factor is translated as MTPDSLAGILNHMVQYPAPLDSAFGALADPTRRGILERLGRSDAAISQLAEEFEMTLTGIAKHVHVLEGAGLVSTEKIGRVRTCTLGPRGLDHETAWIESHRRMLEDRLDRLEKFLERTREN
- a CDS encoding DUF4242 domain-containing protein, which codes for MFPEQMVITIATFFPLEALMPQYLIERNIPGAGKLTSAELQGISQKSCSVLDQLGPEIKWMHSYVTDDQIHCVYNAPDEEMVREHARLGGFPADRVSEIKTTISPATAE
- a CDS encoding murein L,D-transpeptidase catalytic domain-containing protein, whose translation is MIQGTRFQNAFVGGVVAMFGSAQLVPGVNENGPIAKSAISIVAGSAGVHDTSRARMPKGALTKVGTALGALQEVVRPLSHSRALGDAFRSYFAYKAANPEQVTKPYLYFVDYGLPSTTPRGYVFDMVSLKIVDGPFMVAHGRGSAAGKNAIPTRFSNVSGSYATSLGLYLAQETYAFHGKSGGRAYGSIGLKLQGVSDGYNDNARARSVVAHGAPYVTPTKAGRSEGCPAMEQFRAQKLLPVLANGAMVFLFAPDEEWLESDRWVTADAE
- a CDS encoding ABC transporter permease encodes the protein METVLEPGRAEKNYWRDLWRYRELFQVLAWRDVSVRYKQTVIGVLWAIIRPFLTMVVFTVIFGRVAKLPSEGSAPYALMVFAGMLPWTFFSTALSDASNSLISNANLISKVYFPRLIVPAATIVVALIDLLISFGILIGMLIWYRFPPGPQILLLPVFILIAFLAALGPGLWITAANVKYRDFRYVIPFIVQTGLYVSPVGFSSSVVPEKWRLLYSLNPMVGVIDGFRWCILGGQSQIYWPGFNISLLGVAFFLWLGVHQFRKLERTFADLI